In Bradyrhizobium sp. WD16, the genomic stretch GCTGCATTCGGATACGCTCAACGAATCCGGCTTCGTCGAGGACACGATCAAGGCCTTCAAGGGCCGCACCATCCATGCCTTCCATACCGAGGGCGCCGGCGGCGGCCATGCCCCCGACATCATCAAGGTTGCGGGCCTGAAGAACGTTCTGCCGTCTTCGACCAATCCGACGCGTCCCTTCACCCGCAACACCATCGACGAGCATCTCGACATGCTGATGGTGTGCCACCATCTCGATCCGTCGATCGCCGAGGATCTCGCCTTCGCCGAGAGCCGCATCCGCAAGGAGACGATCGCTGCCGAGGACATCCTGCACGACCTCGGCGCGTTGTCGATGATGTCGTCGGACAGTCAGGCGATGGGGCGGCTCGGCGAAGTCATCATCCGCACCTGGCAGACGGCCGACAAGATGAAGAAGCAGCGCGGCGCGCTGCCCCAGGACAAGGGCGGAAACGACAATTTCCGGGTCAAGCGCTATATCGCCAAATACACCATCAACCCGGCGATCGCCCACGGCGTGTCCAAGCTGATCGGTTCGGTCGAGGTCGGCAAGCTCGCGGACCTCGTGCTGTGGTCGCCGGCCTTCTTCGGCGTCAAACCCGATTGCGTCATCAAGGGCGGTTCGATCGTCGCGGCGCCGATGGGTGACCCCAACGCGTCGATTCCGACCCCGCAGCCGGTTCATTACCAGCCGATGTTCGGCGCTTTCGGCCGCGCGCTGACCGCATCCTCCGTGGTCTTCACCTCTCAGGCCGCGGCAGCGTCGGGGCTCGGCAGGAAGCTCGGCCTTCAGAAGACGCTCTATCCGGTGAAGAACACCCGCGGCGGCATCAGCAAGAAGAGCATGGTGCACAATGACGCCACGCCGAAGATCGAAGTCGATCCCGAGACCTACGAGGTCCGCGCCGACGGCGAGTTGCTGACCTGCGCGCCGGCCGAGGTGCTGCCCATGGCGCAGCGCTACTTCCTGTTCTAGTGTGGTGGATCTGACGCTCGTTTCAGTATTGCAGCGAGTTCTTCGAACGAGCGTCAGATCCAAAACCACACTAGAATCATAATGATGCTAGTGTCCCCTTGTTTCCAACGTTCGTATGAGCGCCTGCTGCAATGGGATACGAACGTTGGAAACAGGACACTAGTGTCCGACCGAGCCATTAACAGGG encodes the following:
- the ureC gene encoding urease subunit alpha; its protein translation is MATRISRSVYADMFGPTTGDRVRLADTDLIIEVEKDLTVYGEEVKFGGGKVIRDGMGQSQVTNRQGAADTVITNALIVDHWGIIKADVAIKDGHIKAIGKAGNPDIQPGVSIIIGPGTDVIAGEGKILTAGGFDSHIHFICPQQIEHALMAGVTSLLGGGTGPSHGTFATTCTPGPWHIARMIQSFDAFPVNLGISGKGNASRPAALIEMVKAGACALKLHEDWGTTPAAIDNCLAVADDYDVQVMLHSDTLNESGFVEDTIKAFKGRTIHAFHTEGAGGGHAPDIIKVAGLKNVLPSSTNPTRPFTRNTIDEHLDMLMVCHHLDPSIAEDLAFAESRIRKETIAAEDILHDLGALSMMSSDSQAMGRLGEVIIRTWQTADKMKKQRGALPQDKGGNDNFRVKRYIAKYTINPAIAHGVSKLIGSVEVGKLADLVLWSPAFFGVKPDCVIKGGSIVAAPMGDPNASIPTPQPVHYQPMFGAFGRALTASSVVFTSQAAAASGLGRKLGLQKTLYPVKNTRGGISKKSMVHNDATPKIEVDPETYEVRADGELLTCAPAEVLPMAQRYFLF